The DNA region CCGGTGCAATAGACATGTTAAGCTTGATCAGAATACATTGGAAGCCTAAATTTAAATTCAGGCTTCTTACTATAAATGCAAATTAAAATCTCTTTGGATATTCTCTGTTGTATTCGTAGCGCAATACATCAAAAGAAGTCACGATGCCTACCAGTTTTCCATTATCTACAACAGGCAATGCGTGAAATAAATGCTCCATAAATACCTCTGCAGCAGTCCCTACTTTATCAATAGGTTCAATGGTTGCCAGTATCTTAGTCATCACATTTCCAACTTTTGTGGTTGGATAATCCTTATGATCCACAGCTAATTTAAAAAGGTCATACGTGGTAATAATCCCAACCAACTTCATGTCATTTTCGACCACAGGAACGTGGTGAATCCGATTGTTGATTAGTAATTCTTTGACCTTCTGAAGTGTGTCTGTTGGACTTACACATATTACGTCCCGAACCATAATTTCCTGGACCGTTTCATTCATCATACATTTTGAGTTTTAAGGCACGAAAGATATTAAAGTTTGTAGAATATTAAGCTAAATTAAAATAAATTTTCTAAGTGGCTGTCTTTAACTGCATTCGGAAGGCAGACTTGCAGCAAGGGCTCTTGTTCCATAGCGGTCTGGATTGCTTCTAAAGCTCCTTCATTTCTAGCCCAGGCACGCCTTGCAACTCCATTATTTACATCCCAGTGTAACATATTCTGAATTTTGTCATCACAAGATTTACTCCCATCTAAAACCATCCCAAATCCCCCATTGATCACCTCGCCCCAACCAACACCGCCTCCATTATGGATTGATACCCAGGTAGCTCCTCTGAAACTATCGCCAATTACATTATGAATGGCCATATCTGCTGTAAATTTCGAGCCGTCGTAAATATTGGAAGTCTCTCTAAACGGGGAATCCGTTCCCGAAACATCATGATGATCTCGTCCTAAAACTACAGCTCCTTTCAAAGCGCCTTCTGCGATGGCTTTGTTAAACGCTTTGGCAATTGCAATACGCCCTTGAGCATCTGCATAAAGTATTCTCGATTTACTTCCAACAACCGGTAAATTGGACCCTGCATTTCGAATCCACTTCAAATTGTCCAGGTATTGAAGCTTTGGATTTCCTTCCAACACTTCTATAAGCTGAATAATTACCTGTTCTGCAATTTTATCTGTTTTCTGTAAATCCTCCAGAGTTCCCGAACAACATACCCACCTGAAAGGCCCAAATCCATAATCAAAACACAAGGGTCCCATGATATCTTCTACGTAGGAGGGATATCGGTATTGAAGATGCGCTTCGTCCTTCCATACCTTCGCTCCGGCTGCTCCCGCTTCTTTTAAAAAGGCATTTCCATAGTCCCAAAAATACATCCCTCTTTCACTAAGGGTGTTGATGGCTTCAACCTGCCTGCGCAAACTGGATTGAACTGCCTTTAAAAATGCGGGTTTATCTTGAAGTAATAAATTTTTAGCTTCATCAAAACGGTAACCAACCGGGCAATAACCAAGATCATCTATATTATGTAAAGATGTTTGATCAGAGCCTAAATGTACCTTTATGTTGTGTTGGACAGTATACTCCCATAAATCAACAATATTTCCGGCATACACCAAAGCAATGCCTTTTTCTTGATTTTTATAATTTTTGGCTGCTTCAAAAAGTTGAGGCAAGGAATTATAAATATTGTTTGGTTCAATGTATCCATCTTCCACTCGTTGTTTTATAGCATCTGGGTCGACTTCAGCCAGCAAACAACATGCACCGGTTATCACAGCTGCTAAAGATTGTGCACCTGACATACCTCCAAGACCAGAGGTGATAAACAATTGTCCGTTTAAATTATTCAAATTTGGTTGAAATCGTCTTGCTGCATTTAATAAAGTAATCGTGGTACCATGCACTATCCCTTGTGGTCCAATGTACATAAATGAACCGGCAGTCATTTGGCCGTATTGAGTTACACCCAAAGCATTGTATTTATTCCAATCTTCTTTTTTGCTATAATTTGGAATCATCATACCATTCGTAATAACAACACGAGGTGCATCAGGATGTGATGGAAATAATCCAAGCGGATGCCCCGAATATAAAACCAATGTTTGAAAGTCTGTCATTTGACTTAAATAAAACATGGTCAATTTATATTGAGCCCAATTTTGAAAAACAGAACCATTTCCACCATAGGTTATAAGTTCGTGTGGATATTTTGCAACTTTAGGATCTAAATTATTTTGGATCATCAACATAATTGCAGCAGCCTGACTGGATTTCGCTGGATATTCTGAGATGGATCGTGCATACATCGGATATTTTGGCCTAAATCGATACATGTAAATACGACCATAATTTTTAAGTTCTTCAGCAAATTCACGGGCTAAAATCTCATGAAAACTATGGGGGAAATAGCGAAGTGCGTTTCTGACAGCAAGTTGTTTTTCGTCTTGTCTTAAAGTTTGTTCGATGTTCCGCTTTGGAGCATGCGGTACCGATTGATCGTATCCAGGATGATCCGGCAAAACGTTTGGAATACCTTCTTTTAATACATTCATTTCCATAAATTTCAAATTAGTTCCGGAGTAAATTGTACAATGAAAAAAATTGAATATCCTGACTTTCTAATTTAGGATCCTTACTAATGCATTCAATATTTAATAGTTCATTAGGGTTTAAATCAAAATAGTTAGGGAAGAACTGTGTCGATTCTGTCTCAACTAAATAGATGCTTTTTGCAAAATTTTTAGCACGTATATTGAAGCGATAACCCTGGTTAGTTTTTTCAAAATCCAATATTTGAACAGTAGGCTCCAATAAATTTAAATCTTTATATTTATCAAAAAAGCAGGTACTGCTTCCACTTTGCGTTTTATTTTTCCATTTTAATAAAAGGTAGTAATCCTTGGTAAATTCAAGTTTTTTTAAATCGAGTGGTATGGTTAAGACTAATTGCGAACTATCTTTAATTATAAGTCCTTCCCAATGATCATAAAATATAAAATTACCTGAAAAATCCTGGAGATGAATATCTAATTCAAAAGATTCATTTTCAACTAAATCAGACAATGCATGAATTGAAACACCATTTTCGTTGGGTGCTGCAACAAACAGTAAGGGTTCAAAAGTTTTTTTAACCAGGTGTTGTAATGCTTTATATCGACCTGTATAATCGATTCCTGACCATGAAATTCCTGGCCAGCAATCATTAAATTGCCAATACAAAGTTCCCATACAATATGGTTTTGAAAGCCGATGTTTTCTAATAATTTTGCAAATACCCTCAGCCTGGCAAATTTGATTGAGATAAATTAATTCTTCAAAATTTTTTGGTTCTGGAAAATCTCGTGAGATGTATTTTCGGATAAGTTTATTTCCTCTTGGATGTTTTTGATGGTTTAAAATGCTTTTTGATTCTAATTGCAA from Saprospiraceae bacterium includes:
- a CDS encoding CBS domain-containing protein produces the protein MMNETVQEIMVRDVICVSPTDTLQKVKELLINNRIHHVPVVENDMKLVGIITTYDLFKLAVDHKDYPTTKVGNVMTKILATIEPIDKVGTAAEVFMEHLFHALPVVDNGKLVGIVTSFDVLRYEYNREYPKRF
- a CDS encoding urocanate hydratase, with product MEMNVLKEGIPNVLPDHPGYDQSVPHAPKRNIEQTLRQDEKQLAVRNALRYFPHSFHEILAREFAEELKNYGRIYMYRFRPKYPMYARSISEYPAKSSQAAAIMLMIQNNLDPKVAKYPHELITYGGNGSVFQNWAQYKLTMFYLSQMTDFQTLVLYSGHPLGLFPSHPDAPRVVITNGMMIPNYSKKEDWNKYNALGVTQYGQMTAGSFMYIGPQGIVHGTTITLLNAARRFQPNLNNLNGQLFITSGLGGMSGAQSLAAVITGACCLLAEVDPDAIKQRVEDGYIEPNNIYNSLPQLFEAAKNYKNQEKGIALVYAGNIVDLWEYTVQHNIKVHLGSDQTSLHNIDDLGYCPVGYRFDEAKNLLLQDKPAFLKAVQSSLRRQVEAINTLSERGMYFWDYGNAFLKEAGAAGAKVWKDEAHLQYRYPSYVEDIMGPLCFDYGFGPFRWVCCSGTLEDLQKTDKIAEQVIIQLIEVLEGNPKLQYLDNLKWIRNAGSNLPVVGSKSRILYADAQGRIAIAKAFNKAIAEGALKGAVVLGRDHHDVSGTDSPFRETSNIYDGSKFTADMAIHNVIGDSFRGATWVSIHNGGGVGWGEVINGGFGMVLDGSKSCDDKIQNMLHWDVNNGVARRAWARNEGALEAIQTAMEQEPLLQVCLPNAVKDSHLENLF